The Pseudomonas sp. GD03919 region TCGCCGGTGGCGTGAACCACTCGAAATGCGCACGCTCGGCAATCGTCTCGGTAGCGCTCTTGACCGCCTGCATCAACGGATCGGGGCCACAGCAGTACAGGTGCTCGTCAGGAGCCAGAGAGGCTACCAGGTCGTCGATATCCAGTAGGCGCCCCTGCTGCTCGTCGTTGAAATACAGCCGCACCCGGCCACGGCCCTGATCGAGCGCCATCAGCGCCTCATAAAAGGCCGCACGATGGCGCCCGCGAGCGGTATAGATCAGCCGCCAGTCACGCCCCTGGCTTTCGGCCCAGCGCGCCATCGCCAGCAACGGCGTGATGCCGATGCCTCCGGCGACCAGGCAATAGCGACCGGCCTGGGTGTCCAGCGGGAAGTTGTTGCGCGGGCCAACCACCTTGAGCACATCACCCTCGCGTAGCGAGCCGTGAATGAAACGCGAACCGCCGCGACTACCGGCGGCAAGTCCAACACCGACTACATAACGCTGCCGTTCGCTGTTGTCGTTGAGCAATGAGTAGTGGCGGATATGCCCGCTGCGCAGGTGCAGCTCCAGATGCGCGCCAGGCTGGAAGGGCGGCAACTCGCCGCCAGCGCCGTCGACCAGTTCGACCGACAGCACGTCCTGGGCTTCTGCCAGGATGCGATTTACTTTGAGATTCAGGCTTGTAGTCATTGTGTCTGTCTTTGTTGTTGTAGCCACCGGCGTACGTCGTTCACACAACGCAAAGCGGTAATTGGCGATAACTCCAGACTACATGCGCGTGCTGGCGACACTGTCCTCCTTGAGGATGACAGGGCGTGCCTGACAAGTCCGAGTGATTGGGCGCACAATGCCGCCATAACGATAAAAGAGCGTGCGCACCATGATTAGCATCTGGAACACGTCGGGCGCCTCGGCGCAGCCCGACCTGCAACCTATTGTCGACCTGACCTGCCTCATGGGTAGCGAGCGCTTTCCCAACGCCCTGCTCGACTGCCTGGGCCATTGGGTGAAGTCGCAGCACTTCAATGTGCTGTTGATGGAGCCGGAGCAGCCCAGCCTGATGCTGGCCGGAACGTGCCACAGCGATGACAAGATGGTCTGGCGTTGCTGGAATGCCTACTCCAAGAACTTCCATAACTACGATGAACTGTTCAATCGCATGCAGCGGCAAAAGCCCAGAGATACGCCACTGATCGGCCACATCCTGGCCGAAGATATCCAGTTCAAGCCCTATCGCCAGGGCATCTACCAGAACAACGGCATGAGCGAACGTCTGTCCAGCCTGTCGCGGGATCACAGCGGTACACCGCTGTTGCTCAACCTCTACCGCCACCGCGACTCGGGCTACTTCAGCGATCGTGAAATCCACGCATTCGAGCAGCTCACCCCGGCCCTGCTGCAACTGGTCAAAGGCCACCTGGCTCTGCGTCGCGGCAGCATGAGCGTCGAGGACTGGCGCCCGCTACTATTACGTCGCGCGCCACAGCTCACCGAGCAGGAACTAGAAGTCTGCCTGCTGTTGCTGCAGGGACTCACACACGCGGGTATTGGCGCGAGCCTGGGAATCAAGGAGACCACGGTAAAGACCTATCGTAACCGTGCCTTCGACCGTCTCGGCATCCACTTTCGTAGCCAGCTGTTCGCCCTAGTGAATCGCACCTGAGGATCCATGTGCATGTGAAATTGCCTACCGCCAGTGGCAATCGCCAATAGCGTCAAATGCACCGCTAGGATTGGCGCCCATCGTTCTTAAATCAGGACGACAGCAAAGATACTGCCCTTGAGTGCAGCGGCGCATGCTAAGAGACAGGGCTGCTCGAACTCAACGCCATCGCCCGGTAATACTTGGGCGATATCTCGAATTGCTTCTTGAAGGTACGTCTGAAGTGCGCCGAATCGGCGCCCCCCACTTGTAGGCGATGGAGGTGATCGACTCACTTTTTAGAAGGCTATGTCTGAGTTAACTGTTGCACATCCCTATACCCCAACGCCTCTTTCAAGCAAATCAATGGGTTGAGCTGTGTTTTGTAGCGCTCAAGCAGGCGGCGCCAGCCCAGATAGTTCGTTAGGTACTTAGTGGCCACACCATGAAAAGGAATCATCCACTGCGATCTCTTACCACCAGCACAGGAATTTGCTCGGCAGACAGTCCGCGTCGTTTGGCGCTGCCACCGCGCCGACGAGGCGGTCGAGGCAGTTCGCGTTGCCCTTTGAAGGACTCCAGGAAGAAGGTTTCATCTGCTTCAACAATGCCTGACGCGTGCTGGGCCTGGTGATTGGCAATCCGCGAAAGAAACCTATGTCGCCACAGGAAAGCTGTGTTTTTGCTGACGCCACAATGAACGGCAGCCTTGCGCACGCTCAGGCTCTGGGTCAGTGCGTCCGCATAGTCTTGCCAGAGATGGCGCTTTCTCAGTCGCGCCATTGGGGTGCCCGTCAGGGCATTGCTGGTTTTGCCGCAAACCTTGCAGCGGTATCGCGGCAAGTCACCACTGGAACCCCAGGGGCGCAGTTCCCGCGATTGACAATGCGGGCAATGGCTTGGGGCCTTGATTGCGTCCTGCGAGTGCCTGGCAGCTGGCAAGAGCTTGGATCTCAACTGGTCGCGTTGCTCTGGGTTGAGGCTGGAGAGCTGTGCCATCCACCGCGAAAACTGAACCGCTTTCATGATAGATCCCTCATGCTGGGAAAGATCACGATTCAGTTTAGACCACTGCAACAGCTAACTCAGACAGAGCCTTTAGAAAGGGGTTGGACAGGTCATCCACACTGTGGTTGAGGCGCGAGCGCGGGATATAGCGACAGATGCTGTCGCCCTGTTCAAGCGGTACAGGTGACGCGCCGATATATTCAGGCACGCTGCCAGACCGACCGGATTGAGGTTGGACTAGGTCAGCGAGTCGTCGATGATCTTCTGTACAATGAAAGCCATACGCAGCGCCTCCCCTTCGGCACCGTCATCATGCTCGCCCTCTGGCTCACGGCATAACTGGTCTACCAGCATGTGCAGCATCTTGCCACTGGGGCAGGTTGCACTGACCTTACCGAACTTGTTGTCTTTGAGCACGCGCTCTACTTAATGTCGCGGTAGCGACAACGACGCATGTTCGATTAGGCCGAACGGGGTAATTTCACAAGAGCCGACCGAGTGCATCAACAGCAAGTCGCCGGGCACCTGGTCTGTCCCGGGCTGACCAGGGCAATTCTGATCGTTATCATGATCCGGCTTGATCGAATAACGGGCAATTAACCCGGCGTTGATCCGCAGATGCGCCATAGGCAGGCCGGCATGACACTGCAGAGATATCTCCCCGATGAACAGCGATCGGTTGAATACCATCTGCGTATCGAACTGACCACCGATTGCCTGCAGGGAAGCCATCCAGCTTTATAGCCCTTCTTGAGCCATGCTTTGGCGCACTCATGCGCACCTCCGCAAATGTCGTTTGTTTTTGTTGCGTAGTAGCTAACATGTTATCAATAAAGGCGTTTTTCTCCACCTAGTGCAGGTTAAGTCCCCAAAATAAACTCAGGAATACATTCATGAATTCCTCCTGAACCGCCACCCTCGGTAAGCGAGAAAGCCGCCCAAAACGGGCGAAGACGAGGAAATTCAGAGGGGACATGCCACTATGGGAAAATGCGGCGTGCGGTTTTTCAGAAAGCATTCGGCGAGGCATGCGCCCGTTCGGTGCAACGTTAGCCGAACAGGCACTCAGTAGGTGCGCAAGATGCGCTGTATAGCGATTAGCGCGGCAATCCGACCACCCGCCCTTCCAGCCATAGCGTGCGGCCGTCGAGCTCAGGGGCGAGGCGATCGTCCAGCGCCCACTGCGCAGAATTGCAGGCCCAGGCCAGTCCCAGCAGAAACAAACCGATCAAATGGAGACGAGAAACCAGCAGCGCCAGGCCCAGCGCCGCACAGACGAGAAGCAACCATCCCGGCGGCAATGCCAGAAGAAACCGAAGCGACAATAAGCCCAAAGCCAGCATCCCTGCGCGCATCGACGTGCTCCCTGCACATAGGCCGTTGCGGCCCGATGGGCAGGAAGTGTAGCTGGCCAGCGCTCGCTGCCCATTACAGGAGCGGATTTGTCTGCGTTTTTCAGCTAGCCAGAATCGCGGACAAGTCTGCTCCCACAGCAGTGCACATTCGCTCAGCCCAGGGCGATCACGTCCTTGAGGATCGTCTTGAAGGCCTCGACTTGCTCCGGAGCGTATCGAGCAAAGACCTTTTCCTGCTGGGCATCTGCGATATGCCAGAGCACCTCGGCCTGATCGATGCCCGCTGCGCTGACTGCATAGCCGTGTTCGGAATCCACCACCAAGCCCTTGCGCTTGAGATTTTCCATGGCCTCTTCGATCTCTCGCGCCGGCATCGCCACCAGTTGCAGCAGATCAGCGATGCCCAGGCACGCATCCTTCTCCAGCACCATCAGCATGCGTGCCTCACTGGTGCGCAGACCGGTGGTCAATTGCCGTGGCTGATAATCGGTCTGATAACTGCGCACAGCCTGGGTCATCAGGTAGTACAGGTTGTGGCTCAGGCGGCCCTGGAACGCAGTCTTGCCGACGCTTTCGCTCTTCTTGACCAAGCGCGGATGCGGCAGCACCGATGAATAGGCACCCTGGTGATAGAGCAAGGGCGCGCGCCCGAAGTCATCGAACGCCACCACCTTGCCGATCAGAATCCAGTGATCGCCACCGTCGACCTGCTGATGTATCTCGCACTGAAAACGAGCTGCACAATCGCTGAGTAGCGGAGCACCACCTGCCCCCTGCTCGACCTCGATACCAGCGAACTTGTCATCGCTCGGACGAGCGAACTGGTTGGACAGGTCGATCTGGTCGGCGGCGAGAATGTTCACCGCGAAATGACTGGCAGCCTCGAAGACCTCGTAGCTGGTGGAGCGCTTGTCGATGCTCCAGAGGATCAGTGCGGGGTCGAGGGATACCGAGTTGAAACTGTTGGCCGTGACACCGACGCGCTTGCCGGCGAAGGCGGCGGTCATGATGGTCACACCCGTGGCGAAATTACCCAGTGCACGACGAAAGGCGCGCGGATCGAAGCCCGCTTCTTGTTGGTTGTTCATGATGTTCCTCAGTGCCGGGGCGAACCCCGGCATGTCGATTCTCGAAGAGTGAAGTGATCAGGCGAGCACAACTCAGAAGCTGTTCACGACATCGCGAGCTAGAGCTTGTTTTTAACGCAGTAGCGCCGACGCGCAGCAGATCCGAGACAGGTTCTCAGACCATGCTCGGATCTGGTTCCAGCCCCATCAGCTCGCGACCGAGAATCTGTGCACAGACGTCGTAGTCGGTGTAGGCATGGGCGCCGGTCATGTGGGAGTCGCGGAACAGTCGCTGCATCTCGTTGTTATCGAACCAACTGGTGCCGCCGGCCGCCTCGAACAGACGATCCACGGCCTGGATGCACATTTTCACCGCATAGGCCTGGTTGGTGCGCCAGAAGGCCAGGGTGCCGCGATCCGGATACTCATGACGCTCGGCATGCTCAGCATGCTCCTGCCAGGTTTTCTCCAGGAAGGCGCGAGCGGCCGCAACCTGATGAGTGGACTCGGCCAGACGCATCAGTGCCGGGGTCGCGGTGCCTACATTGACGCCGGTGTAGGCGCGGACACGGTTCTTGGTCTTCTCGGTATAGGCCACCAGCATGCGCTCGGCAACACCCAGGCTGATCGCGGCAAAGCCACTGGCGAAGTACGGACGGTACGGTGCATAGAAGATCTTGCTGTCAGGGTACAGACCATAACCGGCAGAACGGCCTTCCATCATGTCCTTGGCGGCTTCGATACGATGATCGGGAATGAACACATCCTTGAGGATCAGGGTCTTGGTACCACTGGCCTTCATCCCGGCAACGAACCAGTCGTCACGGATCTCGTAATCACTGCGTGGCACCACGCCGAAGCAGTAGACCGGCGGCTCGCCTTCGCCGGCCGGGCGACGGAAACCGACGATGGCCCATTCGGCGTGATCGCAACCACTGCTCCAGCCCAACTCACCATTGAGGATGATGCCGCCTTCGACGTTCTGCGCCTTGCCGAACGGCGCGATGCTGCTGCTCGCCGTGGCATCACGATCCTTGCCCCAGACATCTTCCTGCAGTTGCTTCGAGAACATTGCCATCTGGTGGCTGTGGGTACACAGCAGGCTGAAGGCCCAGGCGGTGCCGGCACAGGCGCCAGCCAGTGCCACTACGCAATCGGCGAACTCGGGCAGGGAGATTTCCATGCCGCCATAGGCTTTGGGCTGGAAAGCGCGATGCATGCCGATGCCCTTGAGCATGGCGATATTTTCAGCGGGCACCATGCGGTCTTTTTCTGCCTGGGCAGCATTGGCGGCGATAGCGGGAAGGATTTCCTGCAGGGCATCAAGGAGAGGGTTTGGCTTTTTCATTGTTCGAGACCTTATTGTTGGAATACTCACATCCGGCCAGGCGCCGAAATAGCTCCCCACGAGCCGCATGAAGCCGTCGCAGGTGGCTGTTGGGAGAGGATTATGAGCACCTGACTCGACGGCAAAAATGGACGTTCCAAACTCTCGATTGTACTTTCCATGGCCCGGCGAGTAGTCCTCTGAATAGACGGGAACTTGCCATTTACCCGTTCGCCCACACTTTGTTAACATCGTAACGAACCTGCCATAATGGCGCCTCTTCCAAGGTATCGAGGCCATTTCCCATCATGCGTAACTGGCCCAACTCCCTGCGCGCTCTGCGGCACCGCAACTTTCGCCTGTACTTCACCGGGCATGCCATCTCCACCATCGGCACCTGGGTGCAGCAAGTGGCGCTGTCATGGCTGGTATACCGTTTGACCGACTCGGTTGCCCTGCTTGGCCTGACCACCTTTGCCGCGCTCTTGCCGCAATTGCTGGTTGGCCCGTTGGCTGGTGCCTGGATCGACCGCCATGACAAACGCCGCCTGCTGATCATCATCGAAGGGGCGCTGGCCCTGCAGGCACTGGCGCTGGCTGTGCTGACCGCCTACGACCTGATGGAACCACCATTGATCGTGGCCATGGCTGCGCTATTGGGTGTACTCAATGCGGTCGATACCCCACTGCGCCAGTCACTTCTGAGCCAGTTCGTCGATGACCGAGCGGATCTGCCCAATGCCCTGGCTCTGAATGCGACGTTGTTCACCCTGTCGCGCTTTATCGGTCCGCCGCTGGCCGGGCTGCTGCTGAGCTTCATCAGCGAGGCCACCTGCTTCGCCCTCAATGCGGCCTCCTACCTGGCACTGATGGCCGGGCTGGCGTGGATCCGCCTGGCACCTTCGCCACGTGCCAGCGGTTCGTTTCGCAACGTACTGGGCGAAGGCCTGCGCTATGCGCTGGATAGCCCAAAGGTGCAGCGCCTGATGATCAACGTGCTGGTGGTCAACCTCACCGCCTCCAGTTATGTGGTGCTGCTGCCGGTATTCGCTCGCGACATCTTCGCTGGCGATGCCACAACCCTTGGCTGGCTATGGGGCGCGGCCGGACTCGGCTCGCTGGCCTCCAGCGTACTGCTGGCCGGCAACCGCGCGCCACTGGCACTGCCCCGGCTGATCCTTGCCTCGGTCGTCATCAGTGGCGTGGCCATGTTGCTGTTCGCCCTCAGCACAAAGCTATGGCTATCCCTGACGGCGATGACCCTGCTCGGTTTCAGCATCACCATCAGCAATGTGGGCACCAATATCATTCTGCAGAGCGAAGCACCGGAAGCCCTGCGCGGCCGCATCGTGGCGCTGTACACCTCGATACGCTTCGGTTTCGATGCGATTGGCGGCCTGCTGGCAGGCTTCCTCGCCGCCTATTTCGGCGCGCCGGGCGTGCTGGCTGCGGCCGGTATTCTGCTGTTGATCTACTGGTCGCACAGCGCCTTCGAGCAGCGACGAGCGAGCCATCATGCCTGAGCCGATGAGCCAGCCCCTGCGCTCTCGGGATCGCCAAGATGGGCGTGGCTTGCAGGCTTGGCAGCGCTCACGACAGCTGTGCTAGCCTAGCGAAAATATCGTCCGTTCCCGGAACCACACCTTCGTGCCAGCCTTCGCCAATTCTCCGACTCCGCTACCGGAACTGCATATCCTCAGCCGCTGCGCCGAGCGTCTGCAGCGCGAAGCTGCTCGGATGAGCATCAGCGACCCGGATCTGGCATCCAGCGCCCTGCACAAGGTCTATAGCCCGCACCGCCTGTCGCTGCACGGCACGCAAGACAACTTCAACATGCACCTGGCTCGCCATGCCCTGGGGTCGATGGAACTGGCAAGCCTGGCGTTTGGCGCCGAGGTGGAACTGGAACAGGCGTGGACGACCGACTTCGTGCTGGTCAGCACCCAGCTCTGCGGGCACTCACGGATCAATACCGCCGGCACGAACATCGAGGGCTCTGCCGGGCTGATCGTCGTCGATTCGCCCGAGTGTCCGGTGACCAAGCGTTTCAGCCACGACAGTTGGCGCCTCAACCTGCGCATAGAACGCAAAGCCATCGAGGCACTGTTCGTCCAGCTATATGACCAGGTGCCGCGATCACCTCTCACGTTCCTCCCCTCTCTGCAGCCAGGCCAGCCACAACATGAGCGTTGGCTAGCGCTGTTGCAAATGGTGGCGAGTCAGGCGGGAAGCGGGCTTTCGCCGCAGATGCTCAAGCCTCTGGAGGAGATGGTCATGCTCATGCTGCTCACCGAGCTGCTTCCAGGAAACACGCCCAGCGTGCCCACGCTCGCGCCGAAACATGTAAGGCGGGCGGAGGAATACATGCGCGCTCATCTGGGGGAACCGCAAACCCTGGCCTGCATCGCACAAGCCTCCGGAACCAGCATCCGCAACCTCAACGCAGGCTTTCGCCAATACAGACAAACCACCCCCATGCGCTGGCTGCACGAACAACGATTGCTGGCGATTCATCACCATCTACGTCGCGCTGCCGAACATGAGACGGTGGCCAGCATCGCCCTGCACTGGGGCATCAACCACCTCGGGCGCCTGGCCAGTGACTACCAGCAGCGCTTCGGCGTAAGCCCCTCCGTGACCCTGCGCGGTCACTGAGCCCTATCCGACGTGGCCAAGGTGAAACAGCCTTAACGCCGGCCCGACGAAATTCCTGCCAGATCCGGAGTGCTCTCTGCCAGAAGCGGATAGGCGACCTCCTGCCCCCCCTCCTACGATGACTCCCGCTCGTTACCCATGCCCTGCCGCCTCTGGGCGAGATAACAACAATAAAACATCGAGGTTCCCCATGAAGCCTATGCTCACAAGTCTTTCCGTCGCGCTGCTCGCTTGCTACGCCGGTAGCAGTCTTGCCGACACCGTCACACTCAAAATCAGCCATTTCCTGCCCTCCAACTCCAACGTCCAGCAGAATGTCATCCAGCCCTGGTGCGATGACTTGAAGCAGGCATCTTCCGGGCGACTGGTCTGCCAGATCTATCCGTCCATGCAACTGGGCGGCACCCCGGCCAAACTCGCAGACCAGGCACGCCAGGGCGTTGCCGATGTCGTCTGGATGGCTCCAGGCTATACCCCCGGACGTTTCCCCAAGACCGAAGCCCTGGAGCTACCAGGAGTACTACCGCAAGGCGGTCTGGCTGCAGGCCGGGTTATCTGGAGTTTCTATCAGCAACACCTCAGCGACGAATACGCCCCCTTCAAGGTGCTGGCCATGCATTCCGATGGCGGGATGAACCTGCACACAACCAAGCATCAACTGCGTACCTCGGCCGACCTGCAGGGTCTGCGTCTGCGCGTTCCCAACCGCACCATCTCGCGCACCCTGGAAACGCTCGGCGCCGTACCTGTAGCCATGCCTCCGGCCATGGTCACCGAGGCGCTGTCCAAAGGTGTCGTAGATGGCGCTTCGGCAGTTTGGGAAGTGCTCGCGCCGACCAAGATGGACGAAATCACTCACCACCACCTCGACAGCCCGGCCGATCAACCAGTACTGGGCGCTACCGTACTGGGCCTGCTGATGAACAAGCGCAAGTACGACAGCCTGCCGGCCGACCTGCGCGAAATCGTCGATCAGCACAGCGGCCTTGCGCTGGTGGAACGCTTCGGCAAGGCCTGGGATGAAGCTGGCGAAGCCAGCCGGCAGAAAGTCATCGCAGCCGGCCACGAGGTCAATCGCATGAGCGAAGACGATTACCGCCAGGTGCTGGAGCGCCTGCGTCCGGTCGAGCAGCAGTGGGTCGCCGATATCGCCAAGAAGGATGTCGACGGACAGGCACTGATCGACGCCGCACGTGCCCTGACCTCACAAAGCCCACGTTGAACCACCGATGATTGCAGCCTGGAGACAATGATGCAGAACAACTATTACGAACGACCCAGCCGCTTCAGCGAAGCGGAATGGCAGGCCCGGGTAAAACTGGCCGCCGCCTACCGGATCTTCGATTACCTGGGCTGGTCCGAGTCCATCTACAACCATATTTCCTTGCGTGTCCCGGGCCCTGACAAGCACTTTCTCACCAACCCGTTCGGCCTGCATTATTCGGAAGTCTGCGCCTCGAACCTGGTGAAAGTGGATGTCGACGGCCAGGTGATCGGGCATTCGGACTGGCCGATCAACCCGGCCGGTTTCACCTTCCACGGCGTGATCCATGATCGCCTGGACGATGCCCATTGCGTGATGCATGTGCATACCACGCCGACCATGGGCGTGTGCTGCCTCGAAGAAGGTCTGGAGTTCAGCAATTTCTACTCGGCCCAGCTGTTCGGCAAGATCGCCTATCACGACTTCGAAGGCATCACCGTGCACGCCGATGAAGGTGGACGCATCCTCGACAGTGCAGGCGACAAGCCGGTGCTGCTGTTGCGCAACCACGGCCCAGTAGTCATCGGCGCAACGCTGGCTCAGGCCTTCTCGCTGATGTGGCTGCTGCAACGCGCCTGCGAAGTGCAACTGGCGACTCGCTCGATGGGCAAGCCACACCTGATCGACGAAGACGTGCTGCGCAAATGCGTGGCCGACTCGCTGAACTTCGACCCGAAGTATGGCGCAGGCGAAGATGCCTTCTGTGCGATGACTCGCCTGGTAGACCGCATCGACACCAGCTACCGACACTGAGCCACAACGCAGACGGGTAGTGTTCGTACTTCGCGAACACCACCCAATCCATCCCGTGGCCCTCGCGTATTCCCAGCGCGAGGGCCATCTACTTTGTCCTTCCCTTCTCTTGCTACAACCTGCCTGGCAGCCTCCTCTCTGCCGAACCTGTTCAGAGGTCTGCGCCCAGCGCAGTGCGAACGCTAGGTCTTGCCAATTGCTATGGCACGAGCTGCGTCCAGGCATCGTCCACGGCTTTCTTCTGCCTGGCGCTCAACGCTTCCAGGTAATAGAAGCTGCGTCTCTGGTCACCGGTAACCACCAGCTCCAGTCGCTCGCTGGCCAGTTGGGCCATGGCTGGCGAGTCGAGGCGCGCTACCGGATAAAAAAGAGTGTCACGGGCATTGCGGGTGTTGGTTTCGGCGCTGATCAGATAGTCGATGAAGCGATGCGCCGCCGCCACGTTCTGCGCATTGCTCGGGATCGCTACGGTATCGATGAACATCAACGCGCCCTCGCGTGGCATCACGAAACGCAACGACGCGCCGGCATCGGCCGCCTTCAGTGCATGACCGCTCCAGGCCATGGCCATGCACAGCGTGCCATTGGCCAGTTTTTCGATATAGCTGCTGTTGCCAAAGCTGGCGGCCTTGCCGCGCAGCGCCACCAGCTCGGCACCAGCCTGCTGGATCTGACGCGTACTGCTGAGCCCAAGGGCACGCCCCTTGTAGTTGAGCAGCAGCGACAGGGTTTCCTCGCGGGCATCGAGCAGGCCGATACCGCACTGCGCCAGGCGTTCGCTATTGTCGGCATCGAACAGCAAACCCCAGCTGTCCTCGGGCATCTCGCCTAGCGTGTCGACGACTCTGGAGACATTCAGCGCCAGCCCGACGGTGCCCCACAGATAGGGCACGGCATAACGGTTCTTGCCTTCGAAGCCACCGAGCGTGGCCAGCAGGTCGGGGTCGACCTGCCCGAGATTGGCCAACTTCTGCAGATCCAGAGGCTGCAGGCGCTTGGCGTCGATCAGCATCGGCAGATGAAAATGCGCGGGAAACACCAGGTCGTAACGACCGACATCGCTCAGCACACCTTCGCCGCTGGAATAGCTCGAATACTCGACCCGGACTCCACTCTGCTTCTCGAAGGCTTCGATGATGCCGGGCGCCAGCCGGCCCTCCCAGCCACGCACCTTGAGTACCTCCTGTGCTTGCACCAGACCAGTTCCCAGGCCGAGGCTCAGGGTCAACAGCATCCTCTTCAACATCGCGTAACTCCCTTTATTGTTATGGATAGATACGTACCGGCCTCAGAACCTATTCATTATCTTCAGGCTCACTTTTACCGATTACATCTGCACATTCTTGTCGTTGCCGATGAGGTGGTGGGCTGAAGCCCACCCTACCGCTGCCCGCTTCCACAGAGTGGGCCGGGCAGCGATCCGATTCAGGCCACCAATTCCTTACACTGTGCAGAACGACCCTGAACTGACTCTCAGGCAGCGCATGGCGCTGCCAATCACAAGCTCGCACAGCTATCCCATCGCGGTGCTTCGACCTCAGACGCGAAACTGATCCATCAGTCCCTGCTGATGATTGGCCAGGCGATTGAGGTTCTGGCTGACCTGAGCCGACTCCTGCGCCTGGGCGCTGATCGACTCGGTCACGTCACGGATCGAGGCGACGTTGCGGTTGATCTCCTCGGCGACCGAGCTCTGCTGCTCGGCGGCACTGGCGATCTGCAGGTTCATCTCG contains the following coding sequences:
- a CDS encoding TRAP transporter substrate-binding protein → MKPMLTSLSVALLACYAGSSLADTVTLKISHFLPSNSNVQQNVIQPWCDDLKQASSGRLVCQIYPSMQLGGTPAKLADQARQGVADVVWMAPGYTPGRFPKTEALELPGVLPQGGLAAGRVIWSFYQQHLSDEYAPFKVLAMHSDGGMNLHTTKHQLRTSADLQGLRLRVPNRTISRTLETLGAVPVAMPPAMVTEALSKGVVDGASAVWEVLAPTKMDEITHHHLDSPADQPVLGATVLGLLMNKRKYDSLPADLREIVDQHSGLALVERFGKAWDEAGEASRQKVIAAGHEVNRMSEDDYRQVLERLRPVEQQWVADIAKKDVDGQALIDAARALTSQSPR
- a CDS encoding MFS transporter, translating into MRNWPNSLRALRHRNFRLYFTGHAISTIGTWVQQVALSWLVYRLTDSVALLGLTTFAALLPQLLVGPLAGAWIDRHDKRRLLIIIEGALALQALALAVLTAYDLMEPPLIVAMAALLGVLNAVDTPLRQSLLSQFVDDRADLPNALALNATLFTLSRFIGPPLAGLLLSFISEATCFALNAASYLALMAGLAWIRLAPSPRASGSFRNVLGEGLRYALDSPKVQRLMINVLVVNLTASSYVVLLPVFARDIFAGDATTLGWLWGAAGLGSLASSVLLAGNRAPLALPRLILASVVISGVAMLLFALSTKLWLSLTAMTLLGFSITISNVGTNIILQSEAPEALRGRIVALYTSIRFGFDAIGGLLAGFLAAYFGAPGVLAAAGILLLIYWSHSAFEQRRASHHA
- a CDS encoding helix-turn-helix transcriptional regulator, with the translated sequence MISIWNTSGASAQPDLQPIVDLTCLMGSERFPNALLDCLGHWVKSQHFNVLLMEPEQPSLMLAGTCHSDDKMVWRCWNAYSKNFHNYDELFNRMQRQKPRDTPLIGHILAEDIQFKPYRQGIYQNNGMSERLSSLSRDHSGTPLLLNLYRHRDSGYFSDREIHAFEQLTPALLQLVKGHLALRRGSMSVEDWRPLLLRRAPQLTEQELEVCLLLLQGLTHAGIGASLGIKETTVKTYRNRAFDRLGIHFRSQLFALVNRT
- a CDS encoding AraC family transcriptional regulator; translated protein: MPAFANSPTPLPELHILSRCAERLQREAARMSISDPDLASSALHKVYSPHRLSLHGTQDNFNMHLARHALGSMELASLAFGAEVELEQAWTTDFVLVSTQLCGHSRINTAGTNIEGSAGLIVVDSPECPVTKRFSHDSWRLNLRIERKAIEALFVQLYDQVPRSPLTFLPSLQPGQPQHERWLALLQMVASQAGSGLSPQMLKPLEEMVMLMLLTELLPGNTPSVPTLAPKHVRRAEEYMRAHLGEPQTLACIAQASGTSIRNLNAGFRQYRQTTPMRWLHEQRLLAIHHHLRRAAEHETVASIALHWGINHLGRLASDYQQRFGVSPSVTLRGH
- a CDS encoding p-hydroxyphenylacetate 3-hydroxylase oxygenase component; the encoded protein is MKKPNPLLDALQEILPAIAANAAQAEKDRMVPAENIAMLKGIGMHRAFQPKAYGGMEISLPEFADCVVALAGACAGTAWAFSLLCTHSHQMAMFSKQLQEDVWGKDRDATASSSIAPFGKAQNVEGGIILNGELGWSSGCDHAEWAIVGFRRPAGEGEPPVYCFGVVPRSDYEIRDDWFVAGMKASGTKTLILKDVFIPDHRIEAAKDMMEGRSAGYGLYPDSKIFYAPYRPYFASGFAAISLGVAERMLVAYTEKTKNRVRAYTGVNVGTATPALMRLAESTHQVAAARAFLEKTWQEHAEHAERHEYPDRGTLAFWRTNQAYAVKMCIQAVDRLFEAAGGTSWFDNNEMQRLFRDSHMTGAHAYTDYDVCAQILGRELMGLEPDPSMV
- a CDS encoding p-hydroxyphenylacetate 3-hydroxylase reductase component; translation: MNNQQEAGFDPRAFRRALGNFATGVTIMTAAFAGKRVGVTANSFNSVSLDPALILWSIDKRSTSYEVFEAASHFAVNILAADQIDLSNQFARPSDDKFAGIEVEQGAGGAPLLSDCAARFQCEIHQQVDGGDHWILIGKVVAFDDFGRAPLLYHQGAYSSVLPHPRLVKKSESVGKTAFQGRLSHNLYYLMTQAVRSYQTDYQPRQLTTGLRTSEARMLMVLEKDACLGIADLLQLVAMPAREIEEAMENLKRKGLVVDSEHGYAVSAAGIDQAEVLWHIADAQQEKVFARYAPEQVEAFKTILKDVIALG
- a CDS encoding class II aldolase/adducin family protein, which translates into the protein MQNNYYERPSRFSEAEWQARVKLAAAYRIFDYLGWSESIYNHISLRVPGPDKHFLTNPFGLHYSEVCASNLVKVDVDGQVIGHSDWPINPAGFTFHGVIHDRLDDAHCVMHVHTTPTMGVCCLEEGLEFSNFYSAQLFGKIAYHDFEGITVHADEGGRILDSAGDKPVLLLRNHGPVVIGATLAQAFSLMWLLQRACEVQLATRSMGKPHLIDEDVLRKCVADSLNFDPKYGAGEDAFCAMTRLVDRIDTSYRH
- a CDS encoding PDR/VanB family oxidoreductase, with the translated sequence MTTSLNLKVNRILAEAQDVLSVELVDGAGGELPPFQPGAHLELHLRSGHIRHYSLLNDNSERQRYVVGVGLAAGSRGGSRFIHGSLREGDVLKVVGPRNNFPLDTQAGRYCLVAGGIGITPLLAMARWAESQGRDWRLIYTARGRHRAAFYEALMALDQGRGRVRLYFNDEQQGRLLDIDDLVASLAPDEHLYCCGPDPLMQAVKSATETIAERAHFEWFTPPATLAAAQLEDAEGFEVILRRSGFSVRVSEQQSILEALEEAGVEPPFSCRAGLCRSCETRVVAGTPDHRDLVLTHEEREANDLMLICCSRAHTPTLELDL